A genomic stretch from Telmatocola sphagniphila includes:
- a CDS encoding TIGR02996 domain-containing protein, translating to MCEKENFLNLILQYPLDRGLRLVFADWLEENGEPYRAEFIRQMISNDLNWSEKPTRQTSRIYLDSLIRTLFQQKKSAFSRDLADIYYSNQLKIKSRVFVGTSSRSPSLLFDNGLVSEMRSTTTIFNKYAQSVFENEPITRVVITDKQPAVRSDGTSIWTYHPEFGDCIKFLPQYLWLFIEDEYAVHQSRGYYYREYPTKNKAIESLSRACVQFGRKLVGLPRLGWTS from the coding sequence ATGTGTGAAAAAGAAAATTTTCTTAATTTAATACTCCAATATCCTCTAGATAGAGGGCTTCGATTAGTGTTTGCTGACTGGTTAGAAGAAAACGGTGAGCCTTATAGGGCGGAATTTATTCGGCAGATGATTTCTAATGATTTAAATTGGTCAGAAAAACCCACACGCCAAACATCTAGGATTTATCTAGATTCGCTGATTCGAACTTTATTTCAACAGAAGAAGTCAGCTTTTAGTAGAGATCTTGCAGATATTTATTACTCGAATCAATTAAAGATCAAAAGTAGAGTGTTTGTTGGAACTAGTAGCCGCTCGCCATCCCTTTTGTTCGATAATGGGTTAGTGAGCGAGATGCGAAGCACAACTACTATATTTAATAAATATGCTCAAAGTGTATTCGAAAACGAACCGATAACTCGCGTTGTTATTACTGACAAGCAGCCTGCTGTTAGAAGTGATGGTACATCGATCTGGACGTATCATCCTGAATTTGGTGATTGCATCAAATTTTTGCCACAATACTTATGGCTTTTTATTGAAGATGAATATGCGGTCCATCAAAGCAGAGGCTACTATTACCGAGAGTATCCCACAAAAAATAAAGCGATTGAATCGCTTTCTAGAGCTTGTGTTCAGTTCGGAAGAAAACTCGTTGGATTACCAAGATTGGGGTGGACATCATAG
- a CDS encoding DDE-type integrase/transposase/recombinase gives MDEFNQNAFAEKREEQPRAGPTEDRDPLSAAAEVGRAEPSALSRSEGERRGARPTSESFPDAGLDLSDSVDSEVEASLSKRREFHSRLSVRGPVKGRRLVKKPTEPVPAMTAEQRILLLDTWQRSGLPAGDFAPLVGVSKHTLYAWKKRFEISGPAGLLDQPRGKPPGSRVHELTKRTILMLKKSNPEWGCQRISDMLLRGPALPASASAVARVLHEAGYQLEQAPTRGHPDKVRSFERARPNQLWQTDLFTFVLKRQNRRVHLVGFMDDHSRFLVGYGLHASQSSALVLEVLRASMASYGTPEEILTDNGTQYVTWRGKSAFSKELEKRGIRQVVASPRHPQTLGKIERFWGTLWRECIESAIFIDMGDAQRRIGLFIDHYNFQRPHQGIDGLVPADRYFGAASEVRRSLQTRVAWPVAAATAEETLVALRSLITREGAPLVLKMDNGSPFIAEVVQEFLQREGVFGLYSPPRRPQYNGAIEAGIGSLKSRIERRAAWEGHPEVWNAEDVEAARREANALARPRGGLGPTPETLWKSRERVATESRDQFRELVEIHRNRAMKEEGKSPSGVLLEQEARRIDRIALRRALVDHGDLLFKRGPIPLGIKSQKTANIT, from the coding sequence ATGGATGAATTCAACCAGAATGCATTTGCGGAGAAAAGAGAAGAACAACCGAGAGCTGGTCCGACGGAGGATAGGGACCCGCTGTCCGCGGCTGCCGAAGTGGGGCGGGCGGAGCCGAGCGCCCTGAGCCGCAGCGAAGGGGAGCGACGCGGAGCCCGCCCCACTTCGGAGTCCTTTCCCGATGCGGGTCTGGATTTATCGGATTCCGTGGATTCCGAGGTAGAAGCCAGCCTTTCGAAGCGTAGGGAATTCCACTCGAGGTTATCGGTTCGGGGACCTGTTAAGGGACGGCGTTTGGTGAAAAAACCGACCGAACCCGTGCCGGCGATGACGGCGGAACAGCGGATTTTGTTGCTGGATACCTGGCAGCGGAGCGGCTTGCCCGCCGGCGATTTTGCTCCTTTGGTAGGCGTCTCGAAACACACGCTTTACGCATGGAAGAAGCGGTTTGAAATTTCTGGCCCGGCCGGATTGTTGGATCAGCCGCGGGGCAAACCTCCGGGCAGCCGCGTTCACGAGTTGACCAAGCGTACAATCCTGATGCTCAAAAAATCGAATCCGGAATGGGGGTGTCAGCGGATTAGCGACATGCTATTGCGAGGTCCGGCTTTACCGGCGAGTGCTTCGGCGGTGGCCCGGGTGCTGCATGAAGCCGGTTATCAACTGGAGCAGGCTCCGACGCGAGGGCATCCGGACAAGGTGCGGTCCTTCGAGCGGGCCCGTCCGAATCAGTTATGGCAAACTGATCTTTTCACATTTGTGTTAAAACGTCAGAATCGGCGCGTTCATTTGGTCGGGTTCATGGACGATCACAGTCGGTTTTTGGTCGGCTACGGCTTGCATGCGAGCCAGTCATCGGCTTTGGTGCTGGAGGTCTTGCGAGCTTCCATGGCTTCTTATGGAACGCCGGAGGAGATTCTCACCGACAACGGTACGCAGTATGTGACCTGGCGGGGTAAAAGTGCCTTCTCGAAGGAACTCGAAAAACGGGGCATTCGACAGGTAGTAGCGTCTCCGCGTCATCCGCAGACTTTGGGTAAGATCGAGCGGTTCTGGGGAACCTTGTGGCGTGAGTGCATCGAGAGTGCAATCTTCATCGACATGGGGGATGCTCAGCGTCGGATTGGGTTATTCATAGACCATTACAACTTCCAGAGGCCCCATCAGGGGATCGATGGTCTGGTGCCCGCGGACCGTTACTTCGGGGCGGCCTCGGAAGTGCGTCGGAGTCTTCAAACTCGGGTAGCCTGGCCTGTGGCGGCGGCAACTGCCGAGGAAACGCTTGTGGCCCTTCGGTCATTGATCACCCGGGAGGGAGCCCCGCTGGTACTGAAAATGGATAACGGTTCTCCGTTTATTGCCGAAGTGGTCCAAGAATTTTTGCAGCGAGAAGGCGTGTTCGGCTTGTACTCTCCGCCGAGGAGGCCACAATATAACGGTGCGATCGAAGCGGGCATAGGATCTTTGAAAAGTCGAATCGAACGTAGAGCTGCCTGGGAAGGCCATCCGGAAGTGTGGAACGCTGAGGATGTGGAGGCGGCTCGACGGGAAGCCAATGCCTTGGCTCGACCGAGAGGAGGTCTGGGTCCTACTCCCGAGACGCTTTGGAAAAGTCGGGAGAGAGTCGCAACAGAATCTCGCGATCAGTTCCGAGAGCTTGTTGAAATCCATCGGAACCGAGCTATGAAGGAGGAAGGAAAATCTCCTTCGGGGGTGTTGCTCGAGCAGGAAGCTCGCCGTATCGATCGAATTGCTTTACGCCGTGCTCTCGTCGATCACGGCGATCTTTTGTTCAAGAGAGGGCCAATTCCTCTAGGAATTAAATCGCAAAAAACGGCAAATATTACGTGA
- a CDS encoding DUF6444 domain-containing protein: protein MITVLEARISELERQLGLNSTNSSKPPSSDGPNVKRPPAKAKSKNKRGGQPGVPKHQRRWVALNAVTHNSLSH from the coding sequence GTGATCACAGTCCTGGAGGCGCGGATCAGCGAACTCGAGCGGCAGCTGGGGCTGAACTCGACCAACTCATCGAAGCCGCCCTCCTCGGACGGCCCGAACGTCAAGCGTCCTCCCGCAAAGGCGAAATCGAAGAACAAGCGAGGCGGGCAACCGGGCGTTCCGAAGCACCAACGGCGTTGGGTGGCACTCAACGCCGTTACCCATAATTCACTTTCACACTAG
- a CDS encoding IS4 family transposase — protein sequence MPHQGQGRSLNNATALRHCIETLTREADFRQVRFRSDCSWTIRALVAAALYWAWSETGTLAGRWGHARGLTASGFGISSLGTACQPFLRLLTRWSDRLLSAVAASFRQLMAKELSRRFRVEGFIAFAVDGTRHETPRTAANERAFALNGAKKRDRSRGKKSQAALSKASSPQVNLTLLWHLGTGLPWAWKRAGSGVGERALLRELLQELPPKALLVADAGFTGYDLWGSILSAGHDLLVRVGSHVRLLSELGLQQGSSKDRVWLWPDNAMGLPLELRLIKTGSGTSTVWLVTTVLDRQRLPDDAVKKLYRQRWGIEVFYRTLKQKFERRKLRSRTPQHVYLELDWSLMALWALGLLALLNDRKVEPRKVSFSGLLGAVRTAMRDGSAIPKSGQRIEALLKKARIDDYKRGIKRSRNYPRKNKEPHGTGDPHISPATPDQRQRARKWFELFPLRA from the coding sequence ATGCCGCACCAAGGCCAAGGACGGTCTTTGAACAATGCTACTGCGTTGCGTCACTGCATAGAAACTTTAACTCGAGAGGCCGATTTTAGGCAAGTCCGCTTTCGTTCGGACTGCTCTTGGACCATACGGGCCTTAGTGGCGGCGGCTTTGTACTGGGCCTGGTCCGAGACGGGCACGCTAGCGGGCCGCTGGGGTCATGCGCGAGGTCTAACGGCCTCCGGTTTCGGGATTTCTTCGTTGGGCACGGCCTGCCAACCTTTTCTCCGATTATTGACTCGCTGGTCGGATCGGTTACTGTCGGCGGTGGCGGCGTCTTTCCGCCAGCTGATGGCGAAGGAGTTGTCTCGGCGTTTCCGGGTGGAAGGTTTTATCGCTTTTGCCGTGGATGGCACCCGACACGAAACTCCCCGAACTGCTGCTAACGAAAGAGCCTTTGCCTTGAACGGAGCAAAGAAGCGAGATCGGAGCCGGGGGAAGAAATCTCAAGCCGCGTTGTCGAAAGCCTCTTCGCCGCAGGTGAATTTGACATTGTTGTGGCATTTGGGGACGGGGTTGCCGTGGGCCTGGAAGAGGGCAGGTTCTGGCGTGGGGGAACGAGCGCTTCTTCGGGAATTACTGCAGGAATTGCCGCCTAAAGCACTTCTGGTGGCGGATGCTGGCTTCACGGGTTACGATCTGTGGGGGTCGATCCTTTCGGCCGGCCATGATCTCTTGGTGCGTGTGGGTAGCCACGTGCGGCTTCTCTCGGAGTTGGGCCTGCAACAGGGTTCGAGCAAGGACCGGGTCTGGCTTTGGCCGGATAACGCGATGGGACTGCCCTTGGAATTGCGTCTGATCAAGACCGGTTCGGGAACCTCGACCGTCTGGCTGGTGACGACGGTATTGGACCGCCAACGCCTGCCGGACGACGCCGTGAAAAAACTCTACCGGCAACGCTGGGGAATCGAAGTCTTTTATCGAACGCTGAAGCAGAAGTTCGAGCGACGCAAGTTGCGGAGCCGAACACCTCAGCATGTTTACCTGGAATTGGACTGGTCGTTGATGGCCCTCTGGGCTTTGGGATTGCTGGCGTTGCTGAACGATCGAAAAGTCGAGCCGCGAAAGGTGAGCTTTTCGGGGTTACTGGGAGCCGTGCGGACGGCGATGCGTGATGGCTCGGCTATTCCCAAATCCGGCCAGCGTATCGAGGCTCTTTTGAAAAAGGCCCGAATCGACGATTATAAACGAGGTATTAAGCGAAGTCGCAATTATCCACGCAAGAATAAAGAACCCCATGGAACCGGAGACCCGCATATATCCCCCGCGACACCCGATCAACGACAACGGGCGCGTAAATGGTTCGAACTATTCCCTTTACGCGCCTAA
- a CDS encoding DUF1963 domain-containing protein gives MCEETKNTVRLHPRRAHVLDVTASKLGGVFLWPSDEPWPVCKSPNHYNGEGTAEAKKDVRGKAIELVPVLQLRSEDFPEVQFFPGSDLLQLMWCPLEHGSDEGFVAKTFIFWRKRSEVRNPLEHTPKSPFASKWYLPNECELHPERVKEFFVKEITQAMCTQACEWLAAHPSPEDIRTEDEWLDFLTSEHALCPSNKVGGYPKWVQGEEIPTCKCGNEMEYLLTLTDCEFDGGDWRRWCPIEDHAIRDNIFLRRGGKSREEQDAQAGIVDPANFNGFGAGELLLFICRTCKNWPIQSVFQR, from the coding sequence ATGTGTGAGGAAACGAAAAATACGGTACGTCTTCATCCGAGGCGTGCTCATGTTCTTGATGTGACTGCAAGCAAACTAGGGGGAGTGTTTTTGTGGCCTAGTGATGAACCCTGGCCTGTATGCAAATCTCCAAATCACTACAACGGCGAGGGAACGGCTGAAGCTAAGAAGGATGTGCGTGGCAAGGCGATTGAGCTTGTACCCGTACTACAATTGCGCAGCGAAGACTTTCCGGAAGTTCAGTTTTTCCCCGGAAGTGACTTACTTCAACTGATGTGGTGCCCTCTTGAGCATGGGAGCGACGAAGGCTTCGTTGCCAAAACATTCATTTTCTGGCGTAAACGTTCAGAAGTCAGAAACCCGCTCGAACACACGCCAAAATCGCCATTCGCCAGTAAATGGTATTTACCCAATGAGTGCGAGTTGCACCCGGAAAGGGTAAAGGAATTCTTCGTAAAAGAGATTACTCAAGCGATGTGTACACAGGCATGTGAGTGGCTTGCTGCACATCCGTCACCGGAAGATATCCGAACAGAGGACGAATGGCTAGACTTCCTCACAAGTGAGCACGCGCTATGTCCATCGAATAAAGTGGGAGGCTATCCAAAATGGGTTCAGGGTGAAGAAATCCCAACTTGTAAGTGTGGAAATGAGATGGAATATCTATTAACTTTGACCGATTGCGAGTTTGATGGAGGCGATTGGAGGCGATGGTGCCCGATTGAAGATCATGCAATAAGGGACAATATATTCCTAAGGCGCGGTGGAAAATCGCGAGAGGAGCAAGATGCGCAAGCAGGTATCGTTGATCCTGCAAATTTTAATGGATTCGGTGCCGGTGAACTGCTCCTCTTCATCTGTAGAACTTGTAAGAATTGGCCAATACAATCGGTTTTTCAAAGATAA
- a CDS encoding indolepyruvate ferredoxin oxidoreductase subunit alpha, whose amino-acid sequence MAHVVTAPCDDCRYTDCCVVCPVEAFYQDDRMLYIHPSYCDDCEACVPECPVEAIYAEHDVPVRWQGYIQLNADRCKVLEDKGQITIKQEPLNGPHCEEN is encoded by the coding sequence ATGGCACATGTGGTTACAGCTCCATGCGATGATTGCAGGTACACGGATTGCTGTGTGGTTTGTCCGGTGGAGGCCTTCTACCAGGACGATAGGATGCTGTACATCCACCCCAGCTACTGCGACGATTGTGAAGCATGCGTTCCCGAATGCCCTGTAGAAGCCATCTATGCGGAACACGACGTTCCGGTACGATGGCAGGGCTACATTCAATTGAATGCCGACCGGTGTAAAGTATTGGAAGACAAAGGTCAAATCACCATAAAACAAGAGCCTCTGAATGGTCCGCACTGCGAAGAAAATTAA
- a CDS encoding rhomboid family intramembrane serine protease, with translation MPEDTKFDASQSVKPLQENTQSASKTAPYRPLPIKAFPGYPVVAVLAVLSIGVSVLWWSEGDERIMPFLTDYRTWHGEPWRLISSILPHANLMHLAFNLYWLWYFGPVVEKAFGGSATLGIFLLLAAGSNAAAYAFNEEGVGLSGLLYGLCGMVWILGLSDDRFAGVADSRIAKFFLVCFFVCILLTFSQMLLVGNVAHGAGAILGILLGLTISRRGSERTAWASVLAVLVMAFIFYCSLSTPLPEYLNK, from the coding sequence ATGCCCGAAGACACGAAATTCGATGCGTCGCAATCGGTAAAACCTCTGCAGGAGAATACTCAATCTGCAAGCAAGACTGCACCTTATCGACCTTTGCCGATCAAGGCGTTCCCTGGGTATCCCGTTGTCGCAGTCCTCGCAGTACTCTCAATAGGGGTTTCGGTATTGTGGTGGAGTGAAGGTGACGAACGCATTATGCCCTTTCTAACGGACTATCGAACTTGGCACGGCGAGCCTTGGCGTCTAATTTCGTCGATTCTTCCACATGCCAATTTGATGCATCTCGCCTTTAATCTGTACTGGCTGTGGTATTTTGGTCCGGTGGTCGAAAAAGCATTCGGGGGCAGTGCAACCCTTGGAATTTTCCTTTTGCTTGCAGCTGGATCAAACGCTGCAGCGTATGCCTTCAATGAAGAGGGAGTTGGACTTTCGGGTTTGCTCTATGGGCTATGTGGAATGGTATGGATTCTGGGCCTTAGCGATGATCGATTCGCAGGGGTTGCCGATTCTCGAATCGCAAAATTCTTTCTGGTTTGCTTCTTTGTGTGCATTCTGCTTACTTTCTCTCAGATGTTGCTTGTTGGAAATGTCGCTCATGGGGCAGGTGCGATACTCGGCATATTGCTAGGGCTGACCATTTCGAGGAGAGGTTCAGAGCGAACAGCCTGGGCAAGCGTTTTAGCAGTCCTCGTTATGGCATTCATCTTTTATTGTTCGTTATCCACTCCACTTCCCGAATATCTCAACAAGTAG
- a CDS encoding histone deacetylase family protein: MAKVVYSRHYNLGFWGFERFHAFDGKKYGRAWKELSTAFGKRLSEFHIEVDRPATFAELELVHSSDYLSSLYNSKVVAAALEMPPFRHIPNWVLRWKIMSPMLWACRGTVIAAKAALADGLAINLSGGYHHAKPNRSEGFCLFSDIAMAVKQLRHEGVLEDESIIAYVDLDAHQGNGVCYQFLNDPHFRILDIYNKQNYPFFDDTATDRIDCDLSVRSRCVGSKYLEILRTNLPKFLDDSAKSRLPSLGIYNAGTDVYFKDRFGGLRLHSQDILQRDLYVVEQFRIRGIPVVMLPSGGYSRESYRLLADSVTELLQRY; the protein is encoded by the coding sequence ATGGCAAAAGTAGTCTACAGCAGGCACTACAACCTGGGCTTCTGGGGATTCGAACGTTTTCATGCGTTTGATGGCAAAAAATACGGTCGTGCGTGGAAAGAATTGTCGACCGCATTCGGGAAAAGGCTTTCGGAATTCCACATCGAAGTAGATCGTCCAGCAACTTTTGCCGAACTCGAACTGGTCCACTCATCTGATTATCTGAGTTCGCTTTACAACTCAAAGGTTGTTGCCGCTGCCTTGGAAATGCCACCGTTTCGCCACATTCCCAATTGGGTTCTACGTTGGAAGATCATGTCACCGATGCTTTGGGCGTGTCGAGGCACAGTAATTGCCGCCAAAGCAGCCCTGGCGGATGGCTTGGCAATCAATCTGTCTGGAGGCTATCACCATGCCAAACCGAACCGTAGTGAGGGTTTTTGCCTGTTTTCCGACATCGCGATGGCAGTGAAGCAACTACGCCATGAAGGGGTTCTCGAAGACGAATCTATAATTGCATACGTCGATTTGGACGCACACCAAGGAAATGGAGTTTGTTACCAGTTCCTAAACGATCCGCACTTCCGAATTCTAGACATCTACAATAAGCAAAATTATCCCTTCTTCGATGACACTGCCACTGATAGAATCGATTGCGATTTGTCAGTTCGTTCGAGATGTGTGGGATCGAAGTACCTCGAAATCTTGAGGACCAATCTGCCGAAGTTCCTTGATGATTCCGCAAAATCGCGGCTTCCAAGTTTGGGTATTTACAATGCGGGTACTGATGTCTACTTCAAAGATCGCTTTGGAGGACTTCGACTGCACTCACAAGACATTCTCCAAAGAGACCTCTATGTGGTCGAGCAGTTTCGGATTCGAGGAATTCCTGTTGTTATGCTGCCCAGTGGGGGTTACAGTCGGGAAAGTTACCGATTACTAGCGGATAGTGTTACGGAATTGCTTCAGCGGTATTAA